From the genome of Psychroserpens ponticola, one region includes:
- the uvrB gene encoding excinuclease ABC subunit UvrB, with protein MRFKVQSEFKPTGDQPQAIQQLVDGINTNEKYQTLLGVTGSGKTFTVANVIQEVQKPTLVLAHNKTLAAQLYSEFKQFFPENAVEYFVSYYDYYQPEAYIPVSGVYIEKDLSINEEIEKMRLSTTSSLLSGRRDVIVVASVSCLYGIGNPVEFQKNVISIEIDQQISRTDLLHRLVQSLYSRTEADFNHGNFRIKGDTVDVFPSYADDAFRIHFFGDEIEDIEQFNIQTNEVIEHYDRLNIYPANMFVTSPDVLQGAIRDIQDDLVKQYDYFKDIGKHLEAKRLKERTEFDLEMIRELGYCSGIENYSRYLDGRLPGTRPFCLLDYFPDDFLMVVDESHVTISQVHAMYGGDRSRKENLVEYGFRLPAAMDNRPLKFEEFEVLQNQVIYVSATPADYELQKTDGIYVEQVIRPTGLLDPIIEVRPSLNQIDDLIEEIHQRIEKDERTLVTTLTKRMAEELTKYLDRIQIRCRYIHSDVDTLERVQIMQDLRKGVFDVLVGVNLLREGLDLPEVSLVAILDADKEGFLRSTRSLTQTVGRAARHLNGKAIMYADKITKSMQKTIDETEYRREKQIAYNTKHNVTPRALNKSLDNALTENSVSTYSYELEAAKAAEPESEYLTKNQLEKKIREKRKLMEQAAKALDFIIAAQLRDEIKSYQEKLEKVNMT; from the coding sequence ATGCGTTTTAAAGTACAATCCGAATTCAAACCTACAGGTGATCAACCTCAAGCCATTCAGCAATTAGTTGATGGAATAAACACCAACGAAAAATACCAAACTTTACTTGGCGTAACTGGTTCTGGAAAAACGTTTACAGTTGCAAACGTCATTCAAGAAGTACAAAAACCTACGTTGGTTTTAGCTCACAATAAAACTTTGGCTGCACAATTGTATTCAGAATTTAAACAGTTTTTTCCAGAAAATGCTGTTGAGTATTTTGTGTCGTATTATGACTACTATCAACCAGAAGCATACATTCCAGTTTCTGGAGTTTACATAGAAAAGGATTTGTCAATAAACGAAGAAATTGAGAAAATGCGTTTGAGTACAACTTCATCTCTATTGTCAGGACGACGTGATGTGATTGTTGTGGCTTCTGTATCTTGTTTATATGGTATTGGAAATCCTGTTGAATTTCAAAAGAATGTGATTTCAATAGAAATCGATCAACAAATTTCTAGAACCGATTTATTACATCGACTTGTGCAAAGTTTATACTCAAGAACTGAAGCCGATTTTAATCATGGTAATTTCAGAATAAAAGGCGATACAGTTGATGTATTTCCTAGTTATGCAGATGATGCATTCCGCATTCATTTTTTTGGAGATGAAATCGAAGATATAGAACAATTCAATATTCAAACTAATGAAGTTATCGAGCATTATGACCGATTGAATATTTATCCTGCTAACATGTTTGTAACCTCACCAGATGTACTCCAAGGTGCAATTCGAGACATTCAAGATGATCTAGTAAAACAATACGATTACTTCAAAGACATTGGAAAACATTTAGAAGCAAAACGTTTGAAAGAACGTACCGAATTTGATTTAGAAATGATTCGTGAATTAGGCTATTGTTCTGGAATTGAAAATTATTCTAGATATTTAGATGGACGATTACCTGGAACACGTCCTTTCTGTTTATTGGATTATTTTCCAGATGATTTTTTAATGGTTGTTGATGAAAGTCATGTTACCATTTCCCAAGTTCATGCCATGTATGGTGGCGATCGAAGTCGTAAAGAAAATTTAGTAGAATATGGTTTTAGATTACCAGCTGCTATGGATAATAGACCATTAAAATTTGAAGAATTTGAAGTCTTGCAAAATCAGGTGATTTATGTAAGTGCCACTCCTGCTGATTATGAATTACAAAAAACAGATGGAATCTATGTAGAACAAGTCATTAGACCTACTGGACTTTTAGATCCTATTATTGAAGTGCGACCAAGTTTGAATCAGATCGATGATTTAATCGAAGAGATTCATCAACGTATAGAAAAAGATGAACGGACTTTAGTCACAACGTTAACCAAACGTATGGCTGAAGAATTGACAAAATATTTAGATCGCATTCAAATTCGTTGTCGATATATTCACAGTGATGTCGACACCCTTGAACGTGTTCAAATCATGCAAGATCTACGTAAAGGTGTATTTGATGTATTAGTTGGTGTTAATTTACTTCGTGAAGGTTTAGATTTACCAGAAGTATCTTTAGTTGCTATCCTTGATGCTGATAAAGAAGGGTTTTTAAGATCTACACGATCTCTTACTCAAACCGTTGGAAGAGCAGCACGACATCTTAATGGAAAAGCCATAATGTATGCAGATAAAATTACTAAAAGCATGCAAAAAACGATTGATGAAACTGAATATAGACGTGAAAAACAAATTGCTTATAACACCAAACATAATGTAACTCCAAGAGCGCTTAATAAGAGTTTAGACAACGCTTTAACTGAAAATTCGGTTAGCACTTATAGTTATGAGTTGGAAGCTGCGAAAGCAGCAGAACCAGAAAGTGAATACTTGACTAAAAATCAATTAGAAAAGAAAATTCGTGAAAAACGTAAGCTTATGGAACAAGCTGCTAAAGCATTAGACTTTATTATAGCAGCTCAACTTCGTGATGAAATTAAAAGCTATCAGGAAAAATTAGAAAAAGTAAATATGACATAA
- a CDS encoding T9SS type B sorting domain-containing protein has translation MKRFIFISAFFCALFASNQSFSFNAIKNNASTTVNRLCPAPIVSVFSPSTGPENTLITITGVNFTDVVSVQLEGMDIGFIIINDNEITAVAPATLSASSQINLISSGGCIGVSANAFTVTESECSTSSGEIYISEVYDSDGGSYGVIELYNPTNNIITLDGVYQIDRYGDIGNATPSYSILLTGTINPFDTFIIEMGSTGNVCPGIVPDLSLGAGINANDEIVLLKNGIQIDVLYTDVNIGYTYVRNPDAVVPSSTFDINDWAFSDNEICSNLNTHTEDPFILPNITQPVSQNVCVNGNTMFTVSVDTGTYTYQWKVLDASGNWIDIINNANYSGATTATLMLNNIPGNFDGNQYYCEMTSGNCDLLSVAVQLVVNNPEVDTLADQTFCTQYILPPLTNGNYFLAPNGGGAILFAGDGVGITRTIYIYNETGVAPDICYNESSFLVTITGIPAVDTIPDQNICSEYTLPPLTNGNYFSLTGGNGTAFNAGDVINTTQTIFIYNENGVTTDTCTNESSFTITILPLPLVDTIADQDVCTDFTLPALTNGNYFSLTGGNGTTFNAGDVISSDQTIFIYNETGTAPDICTNETSFTVTVVGTPLVDTIANQNVCVDYTLPTLTNGNYFSLTGGNGTAFNAGDVINATQTIFIYNQIGTAPDICTNETSFTITILGLPLVDTIANQIVCTDYTLPALTNGTYFSLTGGNGTTFNAGDVINSTQTIFIYNETGTAPDICTNETSFTVTVVGTPLVDTIANQNVCVDYTLPTLTNGNYFSLTGGNGTAFNAGDVINTTQTIFIYNQIGTAPDICTNETSFTITILGLPLVDTIANQIVCTDYTLPALTNGTYFSLTGGNGTTFNAGDVISSDQTIFIYNETGTAPDICTNEASFTVTIIGTPLVDTIANQNVCVDYTLPTLTNGNYFSLTGGNGTTFNAGDVINTTQTIFIYNQIGTATDICTNETSFTITILGLPLVDTISNQIVCTDYTLPALTNGNYFSLTGGNGTTFNAGDVISSDQTIFIYNETGTAPDICTNETSFTVTIIGTPLVDTIANQNVCVDYTLPTLTNGNYFSLTGGNGTTFNAGDVINATQTIFIYNQIGTAPDICTNETSFTITILGLPLVDTIANQIVCTDYTLPVLTNGTYFSLTGGNGTTFNTGDVISSDQTIFIYNETGTAPDICTNETSFTVTVVGTPLVDTIANQNVCVDYTLPTLTNGNYFSLTGGNGTTFNAGDVINTTQTIFIYNQIGTTPDICTNETSFTITILGLPLVDTIANQIVCTDYTLPALTNGTYFSLTGGNGTTFNAGDVISSDQTIFIYNETGTAPDICTNETSFTVTIIGTPLVDTIANQNVCVDYTLPTLTNGNYFSLTGGNGTTFNAGDVINTTQTIFIYNQIGTAPDICTNETSFTVTIIGTPLVDTIANQNVCIDYTLPTLTNGNYFSLTGGNGTTFNAGDVINATQTIFIYNQIGTAPDICTNETSFTITILGLPLVDTIANQIVCTDYTLPVLTNGTYFSLTGGNGTTFNAGDVISSDQTIFIYNETGTAPDICTNETSFTVTIISSSDFSLTESNIETLNETLTVNMNDPSVTYEYSLNGLDFQTSNVFSNLPEGTYILYVREIGGCITKSIFFEITIDLFIPKFLTPNEDGFKDTWKIIDRNNIIKDVYIFDRYGKLLKHIIGNAVAWNGTYNGKALGTNDYWYIINLRTGKQIKGHFTLKR, from the coding sequence ATGAAACGTTTTATTTTTATATCTGCTTTTTTTTGTGCGCTTTTTGCGTCTAATCAAAGTTTCTCATTTAATGCGATTAAAAATAACGCAAGTACAACTGTTAATAGATTATGTCCTGCTCCAATTGTTTCAGTTTTCTCTCCTTCGACAGGACCTGAAAATACGCTTATAACAATAACTGGAGTTAATTTTACAGATGTTGTTTCTGTACAATTAGAAGGTATGGACATCGGATTCATAATTATTAATGATAACGAAATCACTGCTGTTGCACCAGCGACATTATCAGCATCTTCTCAAATAAATCTTATTAGTTCTGGTGGATGTATAGGTGTTTCAGCAAATGCATTTACTGTAACCGAATCTGAATGCAGTACAAGTAGTGGAGAAATCTACATTTCTGAAGTATATGACTCTGATGGTGGTAGTTATGGTGTTATTGAACTTTATAATCCAACAAATAATATCATCACTTTAGATGGAGTTTATCAAATTGATCGATATGGTGATATTGGAAACGCTACACCAAGTTATTCAATTCTGTTAACAGGTACTATAAATCCATTTGATACATTTATAATTGAAATGGGAAGCACAGGAAATGTATGTCCTGGCATAGTTCCTGATTTAAGTCTTGGCGCTGGTATTAATGCAAATGATGAAATAGTACTTCTTAAAAATGGTATTCAAATTGATGTTTTATATACTGATGTTAATATTGGTTATACATATGTTAGAAATCCTGATGCTGTTGTACCTTCAAGTACATTTGACATTAACGATTGGGCATTTTCAGATAATGAAATTTGTTCAAATCTTAATACGCATACAGAAGATCCTTTCATCTTGCCAAATATAACACAACCTGTATCTCAGAATGTTTGTGTGAATGGAAACACAATGTTTACTGTTTCTGTTGACACAGGAACCTATACCTATCAATGGAAAGTTCTTGATGCTTCTGGAAACTGGATAGATATTATTAACAATGCAAACTATTCAGGTGCGACTACAGCGACATTAATGCTAAACAATATACCTGGAAATTTTGATGGCAATCAATATTATTGTGAGATGACTTCTGGTAATTGCGATTTGTTAAGTGTTGCTGTACAACTTGTAGTTAACAATCCTGAAGTTGATACATTAGCAGATCAAACGTTTTGTACACAATATATCTTACCTCCTCTTACTAATGGTAATTATTTCTTAGCTCCTAATGGTGGTGGAGCAATTTTATTTGCTGGAGATGGTGTTGGAATTACAAGGACAATCTATATTTATAACGAAACCGGAGTTGCTCCTGATATATGTTATAACGAATCTAGTTTTTTAGTAACCATAACTGGTATACCTGCAGTAGATACAATACCTGACCAAAATATTTGTTCAGAATACACCTTACCTCCTCTCACCAACGGAAACTATTTCTCTTTAACTGGTGGAAATGGAACAGCATTTAATGCTGGTGATGTTATCAATACAACGCAAACCATATTTATTTACAATGAAAATGGAGTCACTACAGATACCTGTACTAATGAGAGTAGTTTTACGATCACAATTCTTCCGCTGCCTTTGGTAGATACAATTGCTGATCAAGATGTGTGTACGGATTTCACATTGCCTGCACTAACCAATGGAAACTATTTTTCTCTTACTGGTGGAAATGGAACAACGTTTAATGCTGGTGATGTAATCAGTTCTGATCAGACTATTTTTATCTATAATGAAACAGGAACGGCTCCTGATATTTGCACTAACGAAACGAGTTTTACGGTTACTGTTGTTGGAACGCCTTTAGTAGACACCATTGCAAATCAGAATGTATGTGTCGATTATACCTTGCCTACACTTACTAACGGAAACTACTTTTCTCTTACTGGTGGAAATGGAACAGCATTTAATGCTGGTGATGTCATTAATGCAACGCAAACCATATTCATTTACAATCAAATCGGAACGGCTCCTGATATTTGTACTAACGAAACGAGTTTTACAATTACCATTCTTGGATTGCCTTTGGTAGATACCATTGCCAATCAAATTGTGTGTACAGATTATACCTTGCCTGCACTTACCAATGGAACTTATTTTTCTCTTACTGGTGGAAATGGAACAACGTTTAACGCTGGTGATGTCATTAATTCAACCCAAACCATATTCATTTACAATGAAACTGGAACGGCTCCTGATATTTGCACTAACGAAACGAGTTTTACGGTTACTGTTGTTGGAACGCCTTTAGTAGACACCATTGCAAATCAGAATGTATGTGTCGATTATACCTTGCCTACACTTACTAACGGAAACTACTTTTCTCTTACTGGTGGAAATGGAACAGCATTTAATGCTGGTGATGTCATAAATACAACGCAAACCATATTCATTTACAATCAAATCGGAACGGCTCCTGATATTTGTACTAACGAAACGAGTTTTACAATTACCATTCTTGGATTGCCTTTAGTGGATACCATTGCCAATCAAATTGTGTGTACAGATTATACCTTGCCTGCACTTACCAATGGAACTTATTTTTCTCTTACTGGTGGAAATGGAACAACGTTTAACGCTGGTGATGTAATCAGTTCAGATCAGACTATTTTTATCTATAATGAAACAGGAACGGCTCCTGATATTTGCACTAACGAAGCGAGTTTTACGGTTACAATTATCGGAACACCTTTAGTGGACACCATTGCAAATCAGAATGTTTGTGTCGATTATACCTTGCCTACACTTACTAACGGAAACTACTTTTCTCTTACTGGTGGAAATGGAACTACCTTTAATGCTGGTGATGTCATAAATACAACGCAAACCATATTCATTTACAATCAAATCGGAACGGCTACTGATATTTGTACTAACGAAACGAGTTTTACAATTACCATTCTTGGATTGCCTTTAGTGGATACCATTTCCAATCAAATCGTGTGTACAGATTACACCTTACCTGCACTAACCAATGGAAACTATTTTTCTCTTACTGGTGGAAATGGAACAACGTTTAATGCTGGTGATGTAATCAGTTCTGATCAGACTATTTTTATCTATAATGAAACAGGAACGGCTCCTGATATTTGCACTAACGAAACGAGTTTTACGGTTACAATTATCGGAACACCTTTAGTAGACACCATTGCAAATCAGAATGTTTGTGTCGATTATACCTTGCCTACACTTACTAACGGAAACTACTTTTCTCTTACTGGAGGAAATGGAACTACCTTTAATGCTGGTGATGTCATAAATGCAACGCAAACCATATTTATTTACAATCAAATCGGAACGGCTCCTGATATTTGTACTAACGAAACGAGTTTTACAATTACCATTCTTGGATTGCCTTTAGTGGATACCATTGCCAATCAAATTGTGTGTACAGATTACACCTTACCTGTGCTTACTAATGGAACTTATTTTTCTCTTACTGGTGGAAATGGAACAACGTTTAATACTGGTGATGTAATCAGTTCTGATCAGACTATTTTTATCTATAATGAAACAGGAACGGCTCCTGATATTTGCACTAACGAAACGAGTTTTACGGTTACTGTTGTTGGAACGCCTTTAGTGGACACCATTGCAAATCAGAATGTTTGTGTCGATTATACCTTGCCTACACTTACTAATGGAAACTACTTTTCTCTAACTGGAGGAAATGGAACTACCTTTAATGCTGGTGATGTCATAAATACAACGCAAACCATATTCATTTACAATCAAATCGGAACGACTCCTGATATTTGTACTAACGAAACGAGTTTTACAATTACCATTCTTGGATTGCCTTTAGTGGATACCATTGCCAATCAAATTGTGTGTACAGATTACACCTTACCTGCACTTACCAATGGAACTTATTTTTCTCTTACTGGTGGAAATGGAACAACGTTTAATGCTGGTGATGTAATCAGTTCTGATCAGACTATTTTTATCTATAATGAAACAGGAACGGCTCCTGATATTTGCACTAACGAAACGAGTTTTACGGTTACAATTATCGGAACACCTTTAGTAGACACCATTGCAAATCAGAATGTTTGTGTCGATTATACCTTGCCTACACTTACTAACGGAAACTACTTTTCTCTTACTGGAGGAAATGGAACTACCTTTAATGCTGGTGATGTCATAAATACAACGCAAACCATATTCATTTACAATCAAATCGGAACGGCTCCTGATATTTGTACTAACGAAACGAGTTTTACGGTTACGATTATCGGAACACCTTTAGTAGACACCATTGCGAATCAGAATGTTTGTATCGATTATACCTTGCCTACACTTACTAATGGAAACTACTTTTCTCTAACTGGAGGAAATGGAACTACCTTTAATGCTGGTGATGTCATAAATGCAACGCAAACCATATTCATTTACAATCAAATCGGAACGGCTCCTGATATTTGTACTAACGAAACGAGTTTTACAATTACCATTCTTGGATTGCCTTTAGTGGATACCATTGCCAATCAAATTGTGTGTACAGATTACACCTTACCTGTGCTTACTAATGGAACTTATTTTTCTCTTACTGGTGGAAATGGAACAACGTTTAATGCTGGTGATGTAATCAGTTCTGATCAGACTATTTTTATCTATAATGAAACAGGAACGGCTCCTGATATTTGTACTAACGAAACGAGTTTTACGGTTACGATTATTTCATCTTCAGACTTCAGTCTTACTGAATCGAATATTGAAACCTTAAATGAAACTCTTACAGTTAATATGAATGACCCTTCTGTTACTTATGAATATTCATTGAATGGTTTAGACTTTCAAACTAGTAATGTGTTTTCAAATTTACCTGAAGGCACTTATATTTTATATGTTAGAGAAATTGGTGGATGTATTACAAAATCTATATTTTTTGAAATAACAATAGATTTATTTATTCCGAAGTTTTTAACACCAAACGAAGATGGTTTTAAAGATACATGGAAAATTATCGACCGAAATAACATCATCAAAGATGTCTATATTTTTGACAGATATGGTAAGCTTCTGAAACATATCATAGGAAATGCTGTAGCTTGGAATGGTACTTATAACGGAAAAGCTCTAGGAACTAATGATTATTGGTACATTATAAATTTAAGGACTGGTAAACAAATAAAAGGTCATTTCACTTTAAAACGGTAG
- a CDS encoding phosphoadenylyl-sulfate reductase, with translation MFEISNATKVIPNISKAEIKALNAKYKKLSATQRIQELYNDFDVTEVMLTSSFAATSAFLLKLFSQVNKKQKVFFIDTGYHFEDTITYKDQLSKQYGLNVTSISALKKEHEFTTKDETWKKNPDFCCSINKVKPLDSIKNNYKVWVSGLMEWQSDHRATLDIFELRGDILKFYPLLDITKAQRDAYIKEHNLPFHPLVSKGYNSIGCKHCTVPGGDDRSGRWNNNPKTECGLHL, from the coding sequence ATGTTTGAGATTTCAAATGCGACTAAAGTCATTCCTAATATTTCAAAAGCTGAAATAAAAGCACTTAACGCTAAATACAAAAAGCTTTCTGCAACACAACGTATTCAAGAACTGTACAACGATTTTGATGTTACAGAAGTCATGCTGACAAGTTCTTTTGCTGCAACCTCAGCTTTTTTATTAAAACTATTTTCTCAAGTTAATAAAAAGCAAAAAGTGTTCTTTATTGATACAGGTTATCATTTTGAGGATACAATTACATACAAAGATCAACTTAGTAAACAATACGGACTTAATGTGACTTCAATAAGCGCATTAAAAAAGGAGCATGAGTTTACAACAAAAGATGAGACTTGGAAAAAAAATCCTGATTTCTGTTGCTCTATTAATAAGGTAAAACCTTTAGATAGTATTAAAAACAACTATAAAGTATGGGTTTCTGGACTTATGGAATGGCAAAGTGACCATCGTGCAACTTTAGATATTTTTGAACTTCGTGGAGACATCTTAAAATTCTATCCTTTATTAGACATTACAAAAGCACAACGTGATGCGTATATAAAAGAACACAATTTACCGTTTCATCCATTAGTTTCTAAAGGTTACAATTCAATTGGTTGTAAACATTGTACTGTTCCAGGAGGTGATGATCGTAGTGGTCGCTGGAATAACAATCCTAAAACAGAGTGTGGATTACATTTATAA
- a CDS encoding SRPBCC family protein translates to MKVSEPIIQITQHYEQPIKSVWNALTDVHVMRQWFFDNIPEFEPTVGFKTRFSVTSEDRIFLHLWEITEVIPYHKIVLNWKYDGYQGDSFVTFELSKVDNHTQLTLITKVIEDFPDNIPEFKRESCIAGWNYFIKTSLMNYFKQ, encoded by the coding sequence ATGAAAGTTAGCGAACCAATAATTCAAATAACGCAACATTATGAACAACCTATAAAAAGTGTGTGGAACGCTTTAACAGATGTTCATGTAATGAGACAATGGTTTTTTGATAACATTCCTGAATTTGAACCAACAGTTGGATTTAAAACTCGATTTTCAGTAACATCTGAAGATCGCATATTCCTTCATCTTTGGGAAATAACTGAGGTCATTCCATATCATAAAATTGTTCTCAATTGGAAATATGATGGCTATCAAGGGGATTCCTTTGTAACTTTTGAATTGTCTAAAGTTGACAACCACACACAATTGACTTTAATAACAAAAGTTATTGAGGATTTTCCAGACAACATACCTGAGTTTAAAAGAGAAAGCTGTATAGCTGGCTGGAATTATTTTATCAAGACGAGTTTAATGAATTATTTCAAACAATAA
- a CDS encoding TerB family tellurite resistance protein produces the protein MINRVEKLSLLSEMIAFAQKNENIKSIEYRFLFGVAKQLDISKEDFEYLIEHPVTYVNLKSHSERIVQFHRLVLLMNLDHEISSKELVKLHNFGLRMGLSHESINRVLDLMDSFPNKIVPPDFLIDIFKVQYN, from the coding sequence ATGATAAATCGCGTTGAAAAATTGAGCTTGCTTTCAGAAATGATTGCTTTTGCACAGAAAAATGAAAATATAAAATCCATAGAATATAGATTTCTTTTTGGAGTTGCCAAACAATTGGACATTTCAAAAGAAGATTTTGAATACTTAATAGAACATCCTGTAACGTATGTTAATCTTAAATCTCATAGCGAACGTATCGTTCAGTTTCATAGATTAGTCTTATTAATGAATTTAGATCATGAGATAAGTTCTAAGGAACTAGTTAAACTTCATAATTTCGGACTAAGAATGGGTTTGAGTCATGAATCTATAAATAGAGTTCTTGATTTAATGGATAGTTTTCCAAATAAAATTGTTCCACCAGATTTCTTAATTGATATTTTTAAAGTACAGTATAATTAA
- a CDS encoding DUF1456 family protein, whose amino-acid sequence MTNNDIFKKLRVAHKLRDDDIVKILELVDFRVTKSELNAMFRREDHPNYMECGDQILRNFLNGLIIHLRGPMPKPQKKKS is encoded by the coding sequence ATGACTAACAACGACATATTTAAAAAACTAAGAGTAGCACACAAACTTCGCGATGATGATATTGTAAAGATTTTAGAACTCGTCGACTTTAGAGTTACTAAAAGTGAGTTAAATGCCATGTTCAGACGTGAAGATCATCCCAACTATATGGAATGTGGAGATCAGATTTTACGGAATTTCCTTAACGGATTAATCATACATTTACGAGGTCCTATGCCAAAACCACAAAAAAAGAAGTCCTAA